TCAAGGTTTGAAACAGCCGCAGATCGTGCTCACTGGCGAAAGCGGCGACCGGCAGATAGATGAATTGCTTGCGGTTCAAGTACAGCTCGAAGTGGCGCGGTGTCCGCACCACCCGCCGGAAATCGGCCATTTTGACCGGATTGCGGGTACCGTTGGCAAAGCGGCAGGTCAAAACCAGACTGTCAATCTCAAAGGAGCGATCGGCGTAGAACAACGGGTTGCGCTTGGCCCGGACGTGCCGTTGGCAGCGGATCGCCAAAAAGACCAGGAAACCGAAGAGCCCTCCGGCGCCTCCCAAGAGCAACGGCGAAAAGCCCCGGGACCATTGGAACCCGATCAGGACCGCCAGGAGCGCCAGCAGCCAGGCGCTTCGTTTGAATGAGTTTTTGAAAAGAATTTTGAAGTAAATTGCCGGGGTGAATGAGAACAGCTTCGTCCGAATGACCATCGCGAACCCCTTCCGCAAGCGCTCGATCGGATCTCCGGCGTTCCGCCGGGTGATCCCATTACAGCATTTTGCGAAAGCATTGACGGGTTTGGATTGAAAAGCGCGAACGCCTCACCGCGCTTTTCGCGAACAAAGCCGTTTACGCTTTCGCAAAATGCTATAGGGTTAGCGTAGCAAAATCCGTCCCGAATGTAAAGGGCGGCCTGGCCGGCCGCCCCATCAAAATGATCCAAAAGTGGCTTACTTTAAATTCTCCGGATTGAGCGGCTCCAGCTCCGGCAGGACGAAACGGCCGTCTTTCCGGATGAGCTTTCCATCGAAATAAATCTCCCCGCCGCCGTATTCCGGCCGTTGGATCAACACCAGATCCCAATGGACCGCCGAACGGTTGCCGTTATCGCAATCCTCATAGGCCTGACCGGGCGTAAAATGGAGGCTGCCGCTGATCTTCTCGTCGAACAAGGTATCCTTCATCGGCTTCATAATGTAGGGATTGAAACCGAGCGAGAACTCGCCTACGAACCGCGCTCCCTCGTCGGTATCCAACACATGGTTGATTTTCTGGTCGTCATTGCTGTGGGCTTCGACGATCCGGCCGTTTTCAAACTTGAAGCGGATCTGCTCATAAGTATAGCCCTGGTAGACCGCTGGCGTGTTATAACTGATTACGCCGTTGACCGAATCGCGCACCGGTGCGGAGTACAGCTCCCCATCGGGGATATTGAGCTGGCCGGCGCAGGGAATCGCCGGCATCCCCTTGAGCGAGAAGGTCAGGTCCGTGCCGGGGCCGACCAGACGCACCTGGTCGGTCCGTTCCATCAATTGGCGGAGCGGTTCCATGGCCCCTCTCATTCTGCCGTAATCCAAGGTGCAGACGTCGAAATAAAAGTCTTCAAAGGCCTCCGTGCTCATATTGGCCGACTGCGCCATCGCCGCGTTGGGATAGCGCATCACGCACCATTTGGTGTGGTTGACCCGTTGGTCGAAGACGGGCCGCTGGTAATACTTCATGAACAGTTGTTGCTGGGAGGACGGGACATCCGCCATCTCGTTGGCGTTCTCGGCACCGCGGATCGCGAGATAGGCATTCATCTCCCGCATCTGGGCCAATTCATATTCAGCCTGCTTCGCCAATTGCTCCTGGGTCGCGCCCAAAACGATCTCGCGGTCCAACCGCTTGTTCCGGGTGAGCACGAACGGAACTCCTCCGGCCTTATATGCTTCCTTGATAATGGCCTGGGCCAAGTCGGCCCCGGAATCGATCACCTCGATCAATAATTTCTCGCCCGGCTGCAACTCCACGGAATAGTTGACCAATCTTTCCGCCATCTTCTGTATGCGCGGATCTTTCAAAACCGATCACTCCTTTGTTATTGGGATCAATTCTTATCAAACTATAGCATTTTGCGAACGATGCCGATATTCTCCCCCAAACTGACACAGCCCAAACCGCATAACCAACCGACAACTGATAGTAAATAATTCACTTTCGGCATCGGCTACCGTTCGTCCGAATACTATGATAGTATATTAATAACTCAGGGACCCGATGAGGCATCTCATTTTGGTAAACCGCGTCACGCCGGCGGCGAGCTGTCCAAAGACGAAAAGCCCGGTTGGGATCCGAAGTTCGATAAGCTGAATTTCATTCACTCTTATCCCGCAAAGAAAATATGCCGCTATCCTGTTTGTCCGGAATATGGAGTGCGTATCTAAGTTCCATGAGTATCGTATCATTCCCCGGAGCAATCTTTTGGGCCCGGAGTCTGAGGCGCCCGGAGAGGCCGCGGCCGGTTCGTCTCGGCCAAAGTCCCGGAAGGAATGATGCTTTCCGCAAAATCACAAATGAACGGCGAGGGAGAGTCATGGCCAAAAAGACCATTAGCGATTGGGCAAAGAAAAACTTTTTGCATTGGTTCATTGAGACCTATCCGTTTCCTTCCCCTGACGCCAAAGAATTTCTGTTGCAATTGGCCGCCGCCGAAGCGCTGTTGCCCCGGCTCCATATCGTCATGGACGGCAGCTGTCTCCGGCCGCTACTGGTGGTCTCCACCGACGGCAGCGGAATGCCGCCGTTGCTTTTGATATCCGCCACCGATCAAAGCAGTTCCGAATATCAGGCGATCCTGGAGCAATTGGCAGCTACCGATCCCAGCGCCATCTATCTGACACTCTATTTTCCCGACCGTTCGACCAGCGAAACCTTTCAGGCGGTGGTGGAAGAATGCCCGACCGCCTGTGATTCCGCTTACGCTGATCAGATCATGTTTCAATTCGAGTTATCCCTTTTGAATGCCGGGATTCGGCGCGAGATCGCCAAACAGAATCTCCTGCAAAAAATCGACGAGGCCCTGGATGAAAAGGATAAAGACAAATTTCTCCACTGGGTCCAAAAGCTTAAAAGCCTATAGGAGGCGGCCGGCCAGCGGTTCCTTTCTCGTGGCAGCCCGCGGTGTATTTCACGGCGGCTGCCGAAGCCCGGCCTAGGCTGAACGCTGCCGCTGCATGATCTCCGGCACCAGCCGGCCCAGGTCGTGGATCCGGCCGATCTCCCAATCATACCCCGCTTTCCCGGCCGTCTTCATCAGCACCGGAGTCATCCCTACGGCCGCCGCTCCGGCCAGATTGGCCGCCACATCATCGACAAGGATGCATTCGGCGCCCTCCGCCCCCAGATCCTCCAATACCCGCCGGTAACTCGAAAGACTCGGCTTCCCGACCAATTGGCTGAAATGAATGTCATAGACCCGGCTAATCGTCTGGCGGATTCCCAAGGTGGCCAAGACTTCCTCGACGTAGCCCAGCGGGCTGTTGCTGAAGACGATCTTGATCAGCTCCAGTTGGCGCAGTACTTCAGCGAGCTGCGGGTCGGGCCGGACGAAGGATGCCACATCAATATCATAAGCATACTCGAAATAAGGCTGCGGCTGAATCCCCTGGTGCAATACCAGGCCTCCGATAGTCGTTCCATAGCGCCGGCAATATTCCTGCCGGAGCGCAGGAATCTCCCCGGCCGGAACTGCGGTGGTCGCTGCAATATAATCGTCGATCCGCCGGTCAATGGCCTGAAGCATCCCGGAATCTTGCGGATACAGCGTGTTGTCGAGATCGAGAATCAAATAGCGAATCTTCATGAAATCCTCCTGATACAGCATTTTGCCAAAGCCGTTTACGCTTTATCAAAATGCTATATATTCAGAACGCTATCCTATGGTCGCGGTTCCAATTATTTTAAGCCTTAAGCCGCCATTCCCTCTTTCCGGGACCGTTTCCGGCTCGGGGACTTTCCGGTCAGTCAATCTCACCCTGCGTAACTCCCAATTCGTTAAAAATCGACAAACCTTTTCCGCTACCGTCAAAAAAATCTCTTGAATTTACCCTCTGCCAAATTTTAGCCAACCGCGCTAATCCCCGGATGGATTTTAAGCCTCTGACTATCGCGCCAGCCTCAGATAAATCCGACTTTCATACAGCATTTTGCGAAATGCTATACCAAAAATAGCCCGCTGAATAATGGAATCCCGGCCAGTTTGGAAAGGACCCCGGAAATTTTCTATCATTAGGCGAGATTCTTCCTAATATAATTTAATGTAAAATTACA
The window above is part of the Hydrogenispora ethanolica genome. Proteins encoded here:
- a CDS encoding aminopeptidase — translated: MKDPRIQKMAERLVNYSVELQPGEKLLIEVIDSGADLAQAIIKEAYKAGGVPFVLTRNKRLDREIVLGATQEQLAKQAEYELAQMREMNAYLAIRGAENANEMADVPSSQQQLFMKYYQRPVFDQRVNHTKWCVMRYPNAAMAQSANMSTEAFEDFYFDVCTLDYGRMRGAMEPLRQLMERTDQVRLVGPGTDLTFSLKGMPAIPCAGQLNIPDGELYSAPVRDSVNGVISYNTPAVYQGYTYEQIRFKFENGRIVEAHSNDDQKINHVLDTDEGARFVGEFSLGFNPYIMKPMKDTLFDEKISGSLHFTPGQAYEDCDNGNRSAVHWDLVLIQRPEYGGGEIYFDGKLIRKDGRFVLPELEPLNPENLK
- a CDS encoding YcxB family protein, with translation MVIRTKLFSFTPAIYFKILFKNSFKRSAWLLALLAVLIGFQWSRGFSPLLLGGAGGLFGFLVFLAIRCQRHVRAKRNPLFYADRSFEIDSLVLTCRFANGTRNPVKMADFRRVVRTPRHFELYLNRKQFIYLPVAAFASEHDLRLFQTLIQSQ
- a CDS encoding YpiB family protein encodes the protein MAKKTISDWAKKNFLHWFIETYPFPSPDAKEFLLQLAAAEALLPRLHIVMDGSCLRPLLVVSTDGSGMPPLLLISATDQSSSEYQAILEQLAATDPSAIYLTLYFPDRSTSETFQAVVEECPTACDSAYADQIMFQFELSLLNAGIRREIAKQNLLQKIDEALDEKDKDKFLHWVQKLKSL
- a CDS encoding HAD-IA family hydrolase produces the protein MKIRYLILDLDNTLYPQDSGMLQAIDRRIDDYIAATTAVPAGEIPALRQEYCRRYGTTIGGLVLHQGIQPQPYFEYAYDIDVASFVRPDPQLAEVLRQLELIKIVFSNSPLGYVEEVLATLGIRQTISRVYDIHFSQLVGKPSLSSYRRVLEDLGAEGAECILVDDVAANLAGAAAVGMTPVLMKTAGKAGYDWEIGRIHDLGRLVPEIMQRQRSA